One Rosa chinensis cultivar Old Blush chromosome 5, RchiOBHm-V2, whole genome shotgun sequence genomic region harbors:
- the LOC112166792 gene encoding pentatricopeptide repeat-containing protein At5g46460, mitochondrial codes for MLRVPASFRNLRASHFSLSSSVSGSNFHNNLTELSECLVGFMNYTKLSAPSYKSLLSDHLKNHRLDEAILVFNRIPFPGVDTYTKLITGLSRRHRLDDALKLFYEMPERDVVSWNAMIKGCLDCGDLGKAKELFDGMPEKSVVSWTTMMNGHLQVGEVEMAECLFRKMPARDVAAWNSMIHGYFSYGRVGDAKKLFEVMPGKNAISWTSMIAGLDQNGRSEEALVVFGEMVASGVQPTLTTFGCVVTACANLGSLDLGVLVHGQIVKLGYCFDEFLAASLITLYANCKQIENSHKVFKESGHKNVVVWTALLTGCGLNSKHEDALMVFRDMMVSGVIPNQSSFTSALNSCLGLEDLRRGKEIHAATVKLGFETDAFVGNSLIVLYAKCGSINDGVAIFKRIGEKNIVSWNSTVIGCAQHGCGKWALALFNQMLRAGVDPDEITFTGLLSACSHSGMLQKARGFFKVLSQTKCIEVKIEHYTCMVDVLGRFGELEEAEEMIRNMPVQETKMAWLTLLGACRMHSNLDVAERAAKSIFDIEPNCSAAYILLSNIYASANRWSDVSRIRERMKSGGTVKQPGSSWFTL; via the coding sequence ATGCTCAGAGTTCCCGCCAGTTTTCGAAACCTTAGAGCATCCCATTTTTCACTCTCATCCTCTGTTTCAGGTTCTAATTTCCACAACAATCTCACAGAGCTCTCCGAATGCTTGGTGGGTTTCATGAATTACACCAAACTGAGTGCCCCATCTTACAAGTCACTCCTCTCCGATCACCTCAAAAACCACAGACTAGATGAAGCTATCCTGGTTTTCAATCGAATCCCTTTTCCTGGTGTTGATACATACACCAAATTGATAACGGGGCTTTCGCGAAGGCACAGGCTTGATGATGCCCTGAAGCTGTTCTACGAAATGCCTGAGAGAGATGTGGTCTCTTGGAATGCGATGATCAAAGGGTGTTTGGATTGCGGGGATTTGGGCAAGGCTAAGGAGCTGTTTGATGGTATGCCGGAAAAGAGTGTCGTATCGTGGACGACGATGATGAATGGGCACTTGCAGGTTGGTGAAGTCGAGATGGCAGAGTGCTTGTTTCGGAAAATGCCCGCGAGGGATGTGGCTGCGTGGAACTCGATGATCCATGGATATTTTAGCTATGGAAGAGTGGGAGATGCTAAGAAGTTGTTTGAGGTGATGCCTGGGAAGAATGCCATTTCGTGGACTTCGATGATTGCTGGGCTTGACCAGAATGGGAGGAGTGAGGAAGCTTTGGTTGTTTTCGGGGAGATGGTGGCGTCTGGTGTACAACCCACTTTGACCACATTTGGGTGTGTGGTGACAGCTTGTGCAAATTTGGGGAGTTTAGATTTAGGTGTTCTGGTTCATGGTCAGATTGTCAAGTTAGGGTACTGCTTTGATGAGTTCTTGGCTGCTTCACTTATAACACTTTATGCAAACTGCAAGCAAATTGAGAATTCTCACAAGGTGTTCAAGGAGAGTGGGCATAAAAATGTGGTGGTATGGACGGCTCTTTTAACAGGATGTGGATTAAATTCTAAACACGAAGATGCATTAATGGTTTTCAGGGATATGATGGTCTCAGGAGTCATCCCTAATCAATCTTCTTTCACTAGTGCTTTGAATTCATGTTTGGGATTGGAAGATCTGCGTAGGGGAAAGGAGATTCATGCCGCAACTGTTAAGCTGGGTTTTGAAACTGATGCCTTTGTGGGTAATTCTCTTATTGTCTTGTATGCCAAATGTGGAAGTATAAATGATGGAGTGGCTATATTTAAGAGAATTGGTGAGAAGAACATTGTCTCATGGAATTCAACCGTCATTGGATGCGCACAACACGGTTGTGGCAAGTGGGCTTTGGCTCTCTTCAACCAAATGTTACGAGCAGGTGTAGACCCTGATGAAATTACATTCACTGGGTTGCTCTCTGCATGTAGCCATTCTGGGATGTTGCAGAAAGCAAGAGGCTTTTTCAAAGTTTTGTCTCAGACTAAATGTATTGAGGTCAAAATTGAGCACTATACATGTATGGTGGATGTCTTGGGACGATTTGGTGAATTGGAAGAAGCGGAGGAGATGATTAGAAACATGCCTGTTCAAGAAACTAAGATGGCATGGCTAACTTTACTTGGTGCTTGTAGGATGCATTCCAATTTGGATGTGGCTGAAAGAGCAGCAAAGAGCATTTTTGATATAGAACCGAACTGTAGTGCTGCTTATATTTTATTGTCCAATATATATGCTTCTGCAAATAGATGGAGTGACGTAAGCAGAATTCGAGAGAGGATGAAGTCTGGTGGAACTGTAAAACAACCCGGTTCCAGTTGGTTTACTCTGTAG
- the LOC112201746 gene encoding 60S ribosomal protein L32-1 — MAVPLLKKAIVKKRVKQFKRPQSDRKICVKTNWRRPKGIDSRVRRKFKGVTLMPNIGYGSDKKTRHYLPNHFKKFVVHNVKELEVLMMHNRTYCAEIAHNISTRKRKEIVERAAQLDVVVTNKLARLRSQEDE; from the exons ATGGCGGTTCCGTTGTTGAAGAAGGCGATCGTGAAGAAGAGGGTCAAGCAATTTAAGAGGCCCCAAAGTGACCGCAAGATCTGCGTCAAg ACCAACTGGAGGAGGCCTAAGGGTATTGACTCTCGTGTACGAAGAAAGTTCAAGGGAGTTACTCTCATGCCCAACATTGGTTATGGTTCTGACAAGAAGACCCGCCATTATCTTCCCAATCATTTCAAGAAGTTTGTTGTGCACAATGTCAAGGAGCTAGAAGTTCTGATGATGCACAATAG GACCTATTGTGCCGAGATTGCACACAATATCTCCACtaggaagaggaaggaaattgTTGAGAGAGCCGCGCAGCTTGACGTCGTTGTCACTAACAAGCTTGCTAGGTTGCGTAGCCAAGAGGATGAATGA
- the LOC112168206 gene encoding uncharacterized protein LOC112168206: MQRASILCCSNPLLPIPTFPPTTHKLAAASLQTRHTRLDSVSSPLRLPLNRLHNYHLALPPLHSTATEEIVETAEAVRGFVSVGYVANVHGLQGEIRVKPSTDFPELRFAEPGRRWLRQQISGQERVEEVELVEGRGHPGQKSWILRLRGIDDVDQARQLIGSTLLVREEDRPELEEGEIYSRDLVGMRVILKETGKPVGNVVNVFNSGASDLLQVMLDSSLDILDSTGKPKPAGTTLSGHLVLIPFVEEIVPDVDIKNKEMQITPPKGLLELNLRFDERSKKERRQIDWKERKKSQKRLIAAKKKLCEMDQKHVFDGLRFGEKAQRSLLADQIVGVNSLLLQQALENVEIRSKRLNVTEMVSALKAEETSSTLEISEKCQISSASEDKLSTHSHLQEKGVDLLSKGKVAIALVVNNSYDSENTMSSFVQTLLRDDQRLLKMEDRALVPLILVCSAQKIESLRMHFSENDYFGFDSGKVQFFEEEKLPVVSNSVEEEKKHKILMKSPWEILQSPVGSGGVFSLLSSHNVPENLSEMGVEYIEICSTNPRNVGANSLLLGFVNKNKADVGIQIFKDTNDFEESFDVIFSTDYMKKLTKQLNKLQFNATTKQNSYVEMVDKEWVDVNPSSPNSYEFDCTIYSSLKACSFDKVCIMEVTE; the protein is encoded by the exons ATGCAGAGAGCTTCCATTCTCTGTTGTTCAAATCCACTCCTTCCCATCCCCACTTTCCCACCCACCACTCATAAACTCGCTGCCGCTTCCCTTCAAACTCGGCACACTCGTCTTGACTCAGTTTCCTCACCTCTCCGACTTCCCCTGAATCGTCTGCACAATTACCACCTTGCCCTCCCTCCCCTACACAGCACTG CCACTGAAGAGATTGTTGAGACTGCTGAGGCGGTTAGAGGATTCGTTAGTGTTGGTTATGTTGCCAATGTCCATGGGCTTCAAGGAGAGATTCGTGTGAAACCTAGCACTGACTTTCCTGAATTGCGGTTTGCTGAG CCTGGAAGAAGATGGCTGCGACAACAAATATCAGGCCAAGAAAGAGTTGAAGAAGTTGAACTGGTGGAGGGAAGAGGACACCCTGGCCAGAAGAGTTGGATACTTAGATTGAGAGGAATTGACGATGTGGATCAG GCTAGGCAGCTTATTGGTTCAACTTTACTTGTGAGGGAAGAAGATAGGCCAGAGTTGGAAGAAGGTGAAATCTATAGTCGTGATCTCGTCGGAATGAGAGTTATTCTCAAG GAAACAGGTAAACCTGTGGGAAATGTTGTTAATGTTTTCAACAGCGGAGCAAGCGATCTTCTACAGGTCATGCTTGATTCATCGCTTGATATTCTTGACTCAACTGGCAAGCCAAAGCCAGCAGGAACAACATTATCTGGTCACCTTGTGTTGATACCGTTTGTCGAAGAAATTGTTCCAGATGTTGATATAAAGAATAAAGAAATGCAGATTACACCTCCAAAGGGACTCCTTGAACTAAATTTACGCTTTGATGAGAGATCGAAGAAAGAAAGGCGCCAGATT GActggaaagagagaaaaaagtccCAGAAGCGCCTCATAGCAGCAAAAAAGAAGCTGTGTGAAATGGATCAAAAACATGTGTTTGATGGGTTAAGATTTGGAGAGAAAGCACAACGGAGCTTACTTGCTGATCAGATTGTTGGTGTTAATTCACTGTTACTTCAACAAGCTCTAGAAAATGTTGAGATACGTTCTAAAAG ATTGAATGTGACTGAGATGGTCAGCGCGCTTAAAGCAGAAGAAACAAGTAGTACTCTGGAAATATCAGAGAAATGTCAAATTTCCTCTGCAAGTGAAGATAAGCTGAGTACACATTCCCATCTTCAAGAGAAGGGAGTAGATCTTTTATCTAAAGGCAAAGTTGCCATTGCTTTAGTTGTAAACAATTCTTACGACTCAGAGAACACTATGTCTTCCTTTGTTCAGACATTACTTCGTGACGATCAGAGACTTTTAAAG ATGGAAGACCGTGCCTTGGTTCCTTTGATTTTGGTTTGCTCAGCTCAGAAAATTGAATCTTTAAGGATGCATTTCTCAGAAAATGATTACTTCGGCTTTGACTCTGGAAAG GTCCAGTTCTTTGAGGAAGAGAAACTTCCAGTTGTCAGCAATTCAgtggaagaagagaagaagcataagattttgatgaaatcaCCTTGGGAAATTCTTCAATCACCAGTTGGATCAGGAGGAGTTTTCAGCTTGCTTTCATCACACAACGTTCCAGAGAATCTAAGTGAGATGGGTGTCGAGTATATTGAG ATATGCAGCACCAATCCAAGAAATGTAGGTGCCAACTCACTGCTTCTCGGGTTTGTTAATAAGAACAAAGCTGATGTTGGGATCCAAATCTTCAAAGATACAAATGATTTTGAAGAGAGTTTCGACGTGATATTCTCAACAGACTATATGAAGAAGTTGACAAAGCAACTCAATAAACTCCAGTTCAATGCAACTACAAAGCAAAATTCGTATGTTGAGATGGTGGACAAGGAGTGGGTTGATGTTAACCCCAGTTCTCCCAACTCATATGAGTTTGATTGCACGATTTACAGCTCTTTAAAGGCCTGTTCTTTCGATAAGGTCTGTATAATGGAGGTTACAGAGTGA